In Paraburkholderia bryophila, a single genomic region encodes these proteins:
- a CDS encoding cytochrome c biogenesis protein ResB, whose translation MSVTTSGLQSKSGNRIARNIIEVMSSMRFAISLLVVLSIASIIGTVLTQDDPYPNYVNQFGPFWADIFRSLSLYTVYSSWWFMLILGFLMVSVSLCVIRNAPKMVADAKSWKDKVREGSLRAFHHKGEFAVNGTRAQTSMVLATLSAKLGYKFVTRESEGATLIAAKRGALTKFGYISAHVAIVVICLGGLLDSNLPIKLQMWLFDKSPIRANTVINDIPPEHRMSQSNPTFRGYAWVPEGQHVSTAILNQPDGSLIQDLPFSIELNKFIVDYYSTGMPKLFASDIVVVDHKTGARVPARVEVNKPFTYDGVSIYQSSFQDGGSQMQMTAYPMSGASAKTAPFGGTIGGNAPLSTATPLADGKTVEFTDFRAINVENVSNGSGQNDARGVAAHRTLKEAFDERLGSGAKSSKPLDLHNVGPSVQYKVRDTDGQAREYNNYMLPVDVAGEKMFLAGMRLNPDDPFRYLRIPADSGGTVKEWMNLRATLEDPAMRAAAAHSFALRSVPGSNTELQQHLEESALRVLTLFAGADNSIKLPNGQPVGGFQGIAGFIDHSVPKGEQEKAAGLLLRMLEGSTWDLWQLSRQQLGEPAATANADASRFIQSSINAISDSFLYGSPVYLQLDSFKQVQASVFQLTRAPGKKVVYLGSLLLVLGIFSMFYVRERRLWFWLKDTDRGTNVVMAMSSARKTLDFEKEFVQTRDAVGAALGAKLTEASGGSDKPGHPGAPSASSQDSTR comes from the coding sequence ATGAGCGTCACCACGTCGGGTTTGCAGTCGAAGTCGGGCAATCGTATTGCGCGCAACATCATCGAAGTAATGAGTTCGATGCGTTTCGCCATTTCGCTGCTCGTGGTTCTGTCGATCGCCAGCATCATCGGCACCGTTCTCACGCAGGACGATCCGTATCCCAACTACGTCAATCAGTTCGGCCCGTTCTGGGCGGACATCTTCCGCTCGTTGAGCCTGTACACGGTGTACAGCTCGTGGTGGTTCATGCTGATCCTCGGTTTCCTGATGGTGTCGGTGTCGCTGTGCGTGATCCGCAACGCGCCGAAGATGGTCGCCGACGCGAAGAGCTGGAAGGACAAGGTTCGCGAAGGCAGCCTGCGCGCATTCCATCACAAGGGCGAATTCGCGGTGAACGGCACGCGCGCGCAGACTTCGATGGTGCTCGCCACGCTCTCGGCCAAGCTCGGCTACAAATTCGTCACGCGTGAGTCGGAAGGCGCCACGCTGATCGCCGCCAAGCGCGGGGCGTTGACCAAGTTCGGTTATATCTCGGCTCACGTCGCGATCGTCGTGATCTGCCTCGGCGGTCTGCTCGACAGCAATCTGCCGATCAAGCTGCAAATGTGGCTGTTCGACAAATCGCCGATCCGCGCCAACACGGTGATCAACGACATTCCGCCGGAACACCGCATGTCGCAGTCCAACCCGACGTTCCGCGGCTATGCGTGGGTGCCGGAAGGGCAGCACGTGTCCACGGCGATTCTGAATCAGCCGGACGGTTCGTTGATCCAGGACCTGCCGTTTTCGATCGAACTGAACAAGTTCATCGTCGACTATTACTCGACGGGCATGCCGAAGCTGTTCGCGAGCGACATCGTCGTAGTCGATCACAAGACCGGCGCTCGGGTGCCGGCGCGCGTCGAAGTGAACAAGCCGTTCACTTACGACGGCGTGTCGATCTATCAGTCGAGCTTCCAGGACGGCGGCTCGCAGATGCAGATGACCGCGTACCCCATGAGCGGCGCGAGCGCGAAGACCGCGCCGTTCGGCGGCACGATCGGCGGCAATGCGCCGTTGAGCACGGCCACGCCGCTGGCCGACGGCAAGACGGTGGAGTTCACCGATTTCCGCGCGATCAACGTCGAAAACGTGTCGAATGGCAGCGGCCAGAACGACGCGCGCGGCGTCGCCGCGCATCGCACGTTGAAAGAGGCCTTCGACGAACGGCTCGGCTCCGGCGCGAAGTCGTCCAAGCCGCTCGATCTGCACAATGTCGGCCCGTCGGTGCAGTACAAGGTGCGCGACACGGACGGCCAGGCGCGCGAGTACAACAACTACATGCTGCCGGTGGACGTCGCCGGCGAAAAGATGTTCCTCGCCGGCATGCGCCTGAATCCGGACGATCCGTTCCGCTATCTGCGGATTCCCGCCGACAGCGGCGGCACGGTCAAGGAATGGATGAACCTGCGCGCCACGCTGGAAGATCCGGCCATGCGCGCCGCGGCCGCGCACAGCTTCGCGCTGCGCTCGGTGCCGGGTTCGAACACGGAACTGCAGCAGCACCTCGAAGAAAGCGCGCTGCGCGTGCTGACCCTGTTCGCCGGCGCGGACAACAGCATCAAGCTGCCGAACGGCCAACCGGTTGGCGGCTTTCAGGGGATCGCCGGGTTTATCGACCATTCGGTGCCGAAGGGCGAGCAGGAAAAAGCCGCTGGTCTACTGCTGCGCATGCTGGAAGGCTCCACCTGGGACTTGTGGCAACTGTCCCGCCAGCAACTCGGCGAGCCTGCGGCTACGGCCAATGCGGACGCGAGCCGTTTCATCCAGAGCTCGATCAACGCGATTTCCGACAGCTTTTTGTATGGTTCGCCGGTCTATTTACAGCTCGACTCATTCAAGCAGGTGCAAGCTTCGGTATTTCAGTTGACGCGCGCGCCGGGCAAAAAAGTCGTGTATCTTGGCAGCCTGCTTCTCGTGTTGGGCATCTTTTCGATGTTCTACGTCCGCGAACGGCGCCTCTGGTTCTGGCTTAAAGATACCGATCGCGGCACGAATGTCGTGATGGCCATGTCGAGCGCACGTAAAACGCTCGACTTCGAGAAGGAGTTCGTCCAGACGCGCGACGCTGTCGGCGCCGCACTGGGTGCCAAACTCACTGAAGCATCCGGCGGCTCCGACAAGCCCGGCCACCCCGGCGCGCCGTCCGCAAGCTCACAAGATTCGACCCGGTAA
- the ccsB gene encoding c-type cytochrome biogenesis protein CcsB: MDLTQVSSSSSPARPKKVSAEESFNALNVAQYDERPFLKRLGVVDWLFAVAMVAGAGFALSRYHPFMNYYDKLVLVCAVPVFMVLGWRWKPVRLLMVGIAALSLLAIQIYHGDLSRADNAFFLKYFLSSQSAILWMSALFVFATVFYWIGLLSRSPTGAAIGSKMTWAAVLMGFVGLMVRWYESYLIGADVGHIPISNLYEVFVLFSLITALFYLYYEQHYNTRALGAFVLLVIGAAVGFLMWYSVARDAQQIQPLVPALQSWWMKIHVPANFIGYGSFALSAMVGVAYLSKERGVLADRLPPLEVLDDLMYKSIAVGFAFFTIATILGALWAAEAWGGYWSWDPKETWALIVWLNYAAWLHMRLMKGLRGAVAAWWALTGLLVTTFAFLGVNMFLSGLHSYGKL, translated from the coding sequence ATGGACTTGACTCAGGTTTCCTCCTCCTCCTCACCCGCACGCCCGAAAAAGGTCAGCGCGGAAGAGTCGTTCAACGCGCTGAACGTCGCGCAGTACGACGAGCGGCCGTTTCTGAAACGGCTCGGCGTCGTCGACTGGCTGTTCGCCGTCGCGATGGTCGCGGGCGCCGGGTTTGCGCTGTCGCGCTATCACCCGTTCATGAATTACTACGACAAGCTGGTGCTGGTGTGCGCGGTGCCGGTGTTCATGGTGCTCGGCTGGCGCTGGAAACCGGTGCGTCTGCTGATGGTGGGTATTGCGGCGCTGTCGCTGCTGGCCATTCAGATTTACCACGGCGACCTGAGCCGCGCGGATAACGCGTTCTTCCTCAAATACTTCCTGTCGAGCCAGTCCGCGATTCTGTGGATGAGTGCGCTGTTCGTGTTCGCCACCGTGTTCTACTGGATCGGGTTGCTGTCGCGCTCGCCGACCGGCGCCGCGATCGGCTCGAAGATGACGTGGGCCGCGGTGCTGATGGGTTTCGTCGGCCTGATGGTGCGCTGGTATGAGTCGTACCTGATCGGCGCGGACGTCGGCCATATTCCTATCTCGAACCTGTACGAAGTGTTCGTGCTGTTCAGCCTGATCACCGCGCTGTTCTATCTGTACTACGAGCAGCACTACAACACCCGCGCGCTCGGCGCGTTCGTGCTGCTGGTGATCGGCGCGGCCGTCGGCTTCCTGATGTGGTACTCGGTCGCGCGTGACGCGCAGCAGATCCAGCCGCTGGTGCCGGCGCTGCAAAGCTGGTGGATGAAGATCCACGTGCCGGCGAACTTCATCGGCTATGGCAGCTTCGCGCTGTCGGCCATGGTCGGTGTCGCGTATCTGTCGAAAGAGCGCGGCGTGCTGGCGGACCGTCTGCCGCCGCTCGAAGTGCTTGACGACCTGATGTACAAATCGATCGCCGTCGGTTTCGCGTTCTTCACGATCGCGACGATTCTCGGCGCGCTGTGGGCTGCGGAAGCCTGGGGCGGCTACTGGAGCTGGGACCCGAAGGAAACGTGGGCGCTGATCGTCTGGCTGAACTACGCGGCATGGCTGCACATGCGCCTGATGAAGGGCCTGCGCGGTGCGGTCGCGGCATGGTGGGCGCTGACCGGCCTGCTGGTGACGACCTTCGCGTTCCTCGGCGTCAACATGTTCCTGTCGGGCTTGCATAGCTACGGCAAGCTGTAA
- the msrP gene encoding protein-methionine-sulfoxide reductase catalytic subunit MsrP: MWIKRSDRIQLSGDDIARSEITPRRVFENRRRVLQAAGAMALGSLIGVNGEALAAYSSPDPKAQKLAAKTNAKFVALDKITPFKDITTYNNFYEFGTDKADPAQNAGTLRPHPWKVSVEGEIKNPKVYDIDELLKLAPLEERVYRLRCVEGWSMVIPWIGVPLAELIKRVQPTGNAKYVQFITLADPSQMPGLSTPVLDWPYSEGLRMDEAMNPLTLLTMGLYGQVLPNQNGAPVRIVVPWKYGFKSAKSLVKIRFLDKQPKTSWNTYATNEYGFYSNVNPNVDHPRWSQATERRIGEDGFFTPKRKTLMFNGYGDQVASLYQGMDLKKNF, translated from the coding sequence ATGTGGATCAAGCGAAGCGACAGAATTCAACTCAGCGGCGACGATATCGCGCGCAGCGAAATCACGCCCCGGCGCGTGTTCGAGAATCGGCGGCGCGTGTTGCAGGCGGCCGGCGCGATGGCGCTCGGCAGTCTGATCGGCGTGAATGGCGAGGCGTTGGCGGCGTACTCATCGCCAGATCCGAAGGCGCAGAAACTGGCGGCGAAGACCAACGCCAAATTCGTCGCGCTCGACAAGATCACGCCGTTCAAGGACATCACCACGTACAACAACTTCTACGAGTTCGGCACCGATAAAGCCGATCCCGCGCAGAACGCGGGGACGTTGCGGCCACATCCGTGGAAGGTGAGCGTCGAGGGCGAGATCAAGAATCCGAAGGTGTACGACATCGACGAACTGCTGAAGCTCGCGCCGCTCGAAGAGCGTGTGTACCGGCTGCGCTGCGTCGAAGGGTGGTCGATGGTGATTCCGTGGATCGGCGTGCCGCTTGCCGAGCTGATCAAGCGCGTGCAGCCGACCGGCAATGCGAAGTACGTGCAGTTCATTACGCTGGCCGATCCGTCGCAAATGCCGGGACTGTCGACGCCGGTGCTCGACTGGCCTTACTCCGAAGGTCTGCGCATGGACGAGGCGATGAATCCGCTCACGCTGCTGACCATGGGGCTTTACGGCCAGGTGCTGCCCAATCAGAACGGCGCGCCGGTGCGGATCGTGGTGCCATGGAAATACGGCTTCAAGAGCGCGAAGTCGCTGGTGAAGATCCGCTTCCTCGACAAGCAGCCGAAGACCAGTTGGAACACGTACGCGACGAACGAATACGGCTTCTATTCGAACGTGAATCCGAATGTCGATCATCCGCGCTGGAGTCAGGCGACGGAGCGGCGCATCGGCGAAGACGGGTTCTTCACGCCCAAGCGCAAGACGCTGATGTTCAATGGCTACGGCGATCAGGTCGCGTCGCTGTATCAGGGCATGGACCTGAAGAAGAATTTTTAA